The following are from one region of the Planctomycetota bacterium genome:
- a CDS encoding radical SAM protein, producing MNQSTCNTCKKLVPASTVERDGKVFLVKSCRACGTSETLISGDAARYQRKRSLDPGFDYHGCGLNCLGCRHKKPNIVFVDITNRCNLNCPICINNTPSMGFLFEPPLEYFDKVFQHYAAMNPPPSIQLFGGEPTVRNDLFDIIRKARSYGLATRVVTNGLKLADEAYCRALIETKATILIAYDGANRDAYRVLRNSEKALDLKQQALDNIQRIGKAKVTLMCLAAKGFNDEELPSLFQFCHDRRETIRAIYFMPLAHTWNRERFELEPDRITGEDIEQIIANAFPGDPVHFLPAMFLGEVPTLVKYLNVKPLPFAGAHPNCESMYMLVSDGERYRPLGHFLKSPVEDFARALTKVEERLARRDLRVGLVRAKGGKPTFRQRLLKLRTILAVARVMLRHGRLSRVLKGKGLGKAWHALALPFALAFGRKSQTALERHTNVQGVLQIIVLPFEDRYTLETERLERCPSGFAFWDPRDGEVKHVPVCAWGIHKTPVMRAIMSHYSQGGAPEPKPVDAVSAV from the coding sequence TTGAACCAAAGCACGTGCAATACCTGCAAGAAGCTGGTCCCTGCCTCGACCGTCGAGCGCGACGGCAAGGTGTTCCTGGTGAAGAGCTGCCGCGCGTGCGGCACGTCCGAGACGCTCATCTCGGGCGACGCGGCGCGCTACCAGCGCAAGCGGAGCCTCGACCCCGGGTTCGACTACCACGGCTGCGGGCTCAACTGCCTGGGCTGCCGCCACAAGAAGCCCAACATCGTGTTCGTGGACATCACGAACCGCTGCAACCTCAACTGCCCGATCTGCATCAACAACACGCCGAGCATGGGCTTTCTCTTCGAGCCGCCGCTGGAGTACTTCGACAAGGTCTTTCAGCACTACGCCGCGATGAACCCGCCCCCCTCGATCCAGCTCTTCGGCGGCGAGCCGACCGTGCGGAACGACCTCTTCGACATCATCCGCAAGGCCCGCTCGTACGGCCTGGCCACCCGCGTGGTCACGAACGGCCTGAAGCTGGCCGACGAAGCCTACTGCCGCGCCCTCATCGAGACCAAGGCCACCATCCTCATCGCCTACGACGGCGCCAACCGCGACGCCTACCGCGTCCTGCGCAACAGCGAGAAGGCGCTCGACCTCAAGCAGCAGGCCCTCGACAACATCCAGCGCATCGGCAAGGCCAAGGTCACCCTCATGTGCCTCGCGGCCAAGGGCTTCAACGACGAGGAACTGCCCAGCCTCTTCCAGTTCTGCCACGACCGCCGCGAGACCATCCGCGCCATCTACTTCATGCCCCTCGCCCACACCTGGAACCGCGAGCGCTTCGAGCTGGAGCCCGACCGCATCACGGGCGAGGACATCGAGCAGATCATCGCCAACGCCTTCCCCGGCGACCCCGTGCACTTCCTGCCGGCCATGTTCCTGGGCGAGGTGCCCACGCTGGTCAAGTACCTGAATGTCAAGCCGCTGCCCTTCGCGGGGGCCCACCCGAACTGCGAGAGCATGTACATGCTCGTCTCGGACGGCGAGCGCTACCGCCCGCTGGGCCACTTCCTCAAGAGTCCGGTGGAGGACTTCGCCCGCGCCCTCACCAAGGTCGAGGAGCGCCTCGCCCGCCGCGACCTGCGCGTGGGCCTCGTGCGAGCCAAGGGCGGCAAGCCCACGTTCCGCCAGCGCCTGCTCAAGCTGCGGACCATTCTCGCCGTCGCCCGCGTCATGCTGCGCCACGGCCGCCTCAGCCGCGTGCTCAAGGGCAAGGGCCTGGGCAAGGCCTGGCACGCCCTGGCGCTGCCCTTCGCCCTCGCCTTCGGCCGCAAGAGCCAGACCGCCCTCGAACGCCACACCAACGTCCAGGGCGTCCTCCAGATCATCGTCCTGCCCTTCGAGGACCGCTACACGCTGGAGACCGAGCGCCTGGAGCGCTGCCCCAGCGGCTTCGCCTTCTGGGACCCCCGCGACGGCGAGGTCAAGCACGTGCCCGTGTGCGCCTGGGGCATCCACAAGACTCCCGTCATGCGCGCCATCATGAGCCACTACAGCCAAGGCGGCGCCCCCGAGCCCAAGCCCGTGGACGCCGTGAGCGCCGTCTGA